The sequence TCGGCCGGGGCGGCGGCCGGGGGAGCCGGTACGGCGAGGGTGGGGGTCGTCGTGGTGGTCCGTACGGCGCCCGTGGCGTCGAGGCCGGTGACACCCGGACTGCCCGCGGCGAGCAGATACCACTTCCCGGACTTCGCCTGCCAGTGAACGTCGCCGACCACCGGGCGCCCGAAGCGGCCGCAGCGGGCGGTGTTCAGGGCCCCGCCGGCGATCCGCCCGGGGTCCGTCGGCCGGGCGGCGGGTGGCTGGAACTGTACGGTGACCCGGCCCGGTCCTCGCCAGGTGTCGGCGCGGGCGCAGACCCAGGTGACGCTGCCGCCGCCCTCCGGGAGGCTCTGCCGGGCGTACGCCCAGTTGTTGACGGACCGTACGCCGTCGCCCCGCAGCGCCCGTAGCGAGCAGGCCGTACGGGCCCAGCTGTGCAGCGCGGCCGCCCCGGCCACCTCGCCGGAACCGGCCACCTCGCCGGAACCGGCCGCCTCGCCACCGGCCGCATCGGCCCCGGGCCCCCCGGCACCCGCCCGGCCCGCCTCGCCGTACATCAGATGCACCGGCGCCAGGTCGCCCAGATCGCTCACCAGGAAGCCGCGGGTCTCCCCGATCCGCGCCGAGGTGTGCAGCCGGGCCACCGGCCAGCTCCCGCAGGCGCCGCCGCTCTCGGGCGGGGTCGGGATGCGGTCGGTGACGCCGTCCGGGGCGACGTGCAGCCCGCGTTCCGGGGCGTTGGGCGCGAGCAGGTCGCGGGTGGTGATGCCGGAGATCCAGGGGGCGAGCAGATAGCGCATCCAGCCGTTGCCGCGGCCGATGACCAGCGCGCCGCCGCTCGTCACCCCCGCGTTGTCGACCCGGGCGAAGTGCAGCGTGGGGGTGGCGTCCTCCGGCTCGGCGTAGCGCACCAGCCGGTCGCCGTCGTGGAAGACCGCCACCATGACGTTGTCGATCAGCCCCGCGTACAGGAGCCGCGGCGGCTGGTCCGGCGGCCTGGTGGAGGTCCCGGCGGACGCGGTGATCCGGGTGCCGGGGGGCGGCGCCGCCCAGACCCGCAGCGCCCGCCCCAGCAGTTCGCGGTCGCCGGCCTCGTGGCCGCGCGGCGGCCAGGCGGTGAAGTCCACCCGGGAGGCGCCGGCCCACTGCTCGTTGGGGGCGCGCAGCAGCCGGGCCGGATCCAGTGCCTGCTCGGCGGCGGTCTGCTGCCGGGGCGGGCCGCCGCCGTCGCCCACCACCGCGGTCACCGCCGCGACGAGTGCCACCGCGGCCGCCAGGACCCCCGCCGCCCGCACCCGCTGGCGGCGGCGCAGCAGATCCGTCGGCCGGGTCTGCACGGTGCACGGGTCGAACTCCCCCGAGTTCAGCAGCGCCGCGGCGCCCGCCCCGGTGGCCCGGTCCAGCGCGGCGGCCGCCCGCTGTGCCTCATCCGGGTCCTCGACCCCGGCCGCCACCAGGACGGCGCGCGCCGCGTCCCGGTCGAGCCCCTCCAGGTGCCACAGCCCGAGGGCGGCCCGTACGGGGGCGGGGACGGCCGACAGCGCCCGGTCCAGGGCGAGTTCGTCGACACCGCCGGCCCGGGGGAAGAGCCGCAGGCCCCCGACGTACGGCACGAGGGGCAGCGGCCGGGCGGGCAGCGACTCGTACGACAGGGCCAGCCGCAGGGTGCGCAGCCGCACCAGGTCGTAGCCGGACGGGGCCGGGCCGCGCTGGGCCGGCAGCCCGCCGCGCCGGCGGCGGCGCCGGCCCGCGCGGGGCAGCGCCCGCTGGACCAGTCCGTGCGCGGCCAGGACCCTGCGGTGGCGGCCCAACGACGGCGGCAGGACGAGATAGCCGAGGCGTACCAGCCGTGGATAGTGCTCGACGATGGCCGCCTCGGCCCGCTCGATGTCGGCCCGGGTTCGTTCGTCCATGGGCATGGCCTGAAACAGCCCTTCGCGTATCGGGGGAAATGCCGCGGATGGGCGCGACAAGCCTTCCAACGAGTGAATTGTGGGACGGTCACTGGACCAGCCGGCCCACGACAGTTCACCCGTTGTGCAGCGTGACCTGTCAGCATCCGGGGGACTCCGCGTGCGCGGCGCGGCGCCAGGCACGATGCTGGAGCGGTGATGGACGAGACGGAGTTCTGGGAGCTGATCGACGCCTCCCGCGAGGCGGCCGAGGGCGACCCCGAGGAGCAGGCCGACGCGTTGGTCGAGCGGCTGGTCGGGCTGGACCCGGACGCCGTCACGGACTTCGCCCGCCACTTCGAGTCCCGCTACAACCGGGCCTACGCCTGGGACCTGTGGGCCGCGGCCGCCGTGATGCTGGACGGCGCCAGCGACGACGCCTTCGACTACTTCCGCTGCTGGCTGATCGGCCAGGGCCGGGAGGTCTTCGAGGGCGCGCTGCACGATCCGGACCATCTGGCCGAGCTCGTACCGGACTTCGACGAGGAGGTGGACGGCGACGCGGAGGAGCTGGGCTATGCCGCCGACGAGGCGTACGAGCGGCTGACCGGCATCGTCATGCCCGATCTGGGCCTGCCCGCGCCGCCGCGCGAACCGCTCGGCACCTACCTCGACTTCGACGATGACGACACTCTGGCGGAGCGCTTTCCCCGGCTCTGGGACCGTTTCCGGTCATAGCGGGCGCCACCGGGCGGGGCGGGCACACACCCCCGGGTGCGCCGCCTCCCCGGCCGCGGCGGGCAGTATGGCCCCATGCGCATCGCGATCACCGGCTCAACCGGTCTCATCGGCACGGAACTCGTGCGCTCGCTGAAAGCCGACGGACACGACGTCGTCCGCCTCGTACGGCGGACGCCCGCCGCCCCCGACGAGGTGCGCTGGGACCCCCGGCGCCAGGAGGTGGACACCGCCGGCCTCGCGGGCTGCGAGGCGCTGGTCCACCTCGCGGGCGCGGGCGTCGGCGACCACCGCTGGACGGCGGCGTACAAACGCGAGATCCGCGACAGCCGCGTCCTGGGCACCAGGGCCCTCGCCGCCGCCCTCGCCGCCATGCCGGACCCGCCCGGGGTCCTGGTGTGCGGCAGCGCGATCGGTTACTACGGCGACACCGGCGACCGGCGGACGGACGAGACCGCCTCGGCCGGTACGGGCTTCCTGCCGGACGTCTGCGTCGACTGGGAGGCCGCCGCGCAGCCGGCCCAGGACGCCGGTATCCGTACGGTCTTCGCCCGCACCGGCCTGGTCGTGGCCCGTTCGGGCGGCGCCTGGGGCCGGCTCTTCCCCCTCTTCCGCCTGGGCCTGGGCGGGCGGCTGGGCGACGGCAGCCAGTACTGGAGCTTCATCTCGCGCCACGACCACATCGCCGCGCTGCGCCACCTCATCGACACCGAGACCCTCGCCGGGCCGGTCAACCTCACCGCCCCCGAGCCCGTCACCAACCGCGAGGTCACCGCGGTCATGGGCAAACTCATGCACCGCCCCACCCTCTTCACCGTCCCCGCGCCCGTACTGCGCATCGCCCTGGGCGAGTTCGCGACCGACGTCCTGGCCAGCCAGCGCATCATCCCCCAACGCCTGCTGGACTCCGGCTTCGTCTTCACCCACCCCCGGATCGCGGACGCGGTGCGCGCCGCGTAACCGGGACGACGTCTAGGGCGCCGCGACAGCGCGGAGATCCGTCAGAAGCGCCCTAGCGGCCCGGCCGCCGCACGTCCTACACCGACGCGCCCCGGACGCGACCTGTCGCCGGCCCCCTCCCCCTCCCTAAGGTCCCGGCACAGACCACCGGTATCCCGCACGGCGGCACCGGGCATCGCACCGGTGCCACCACGCCGGGACACACCCCCCGGGAGGGCACCGTGCCGCGTACCTCATCGACCGTGGACGTCGTCATCGTGGGAGCCGGCCCGGCCGGTCTCGCCGCCGCCCGCCATCTGACCGGCGCCGGAGTGTCGGTCGCCGTGCTGGAGGCCGCGCCGCGGATCGGCGGCCGGGCGGCGACGGACGACATCGACGGCTTCCGGCTGGACCGCAGCGGCCGCCCGCTGGCGGTCTCCGTCGCCGAGTTGCGGCGCACCCCCGGCCTCGGCGCGCTCGCGCTGCGGCCGTTCGCACCGGGCCTGTGCCTGCACAACGGCCAGCGGGCGCAGCGCATCAGCTCGCCCCGGAGCACGAGGGGCGCACTCTGCGCGGCGCGCGCCCTCTCGCGCGCCGACCGCCGCGGCGAGCGCCGTACGGACCGCCGCACGGACCGCACCGGCGACCGCGACACCCCACCGACTCCCCCATATGCCGCCGACCGCCCGGTGATTGACACTCTGTCAGGCATCCCCGGATTCCCCCCGCGCCCCCAGGACGCCTTCCTGCGGCCCCTCCTCGCCGCCCTGACCGGCGACCCCAGGCTGCGCGGCTCCAGCCGCGGCGCCGCCCGGGTGCTGCGCGATTTCGCCGAGGGCCGGCTGTGCCTGCCGGCCGGCGGCGCCGCGGCGGTCCCCGAACTCCTGGCCGCCGCGCTGCCCGAGGGCACGGTCCGTACGTCCGTGCGCGCCGTGAGCGTCGCCACCAACGGCGTCACCACCGCCGAGCACGGGCCGCTGGCCTGTCGCGCCGTCCTGGTGGCCACCGGTGCCCGCGAGGCCGCCGAGCTGCTGCCGGGGCTGCGGGTGCCCGCCTTCCACCCGATGGCCGTGCTGCACCACACCACGGGCACCGCCCCGGGCCCCCGCAACGGCCTCGCCCCGTCCCGCGACACCACGCTGATCCTGCCGACCGACGGCCCGGTGGCGCACACCTACGCCGCCGGGGCCATCGACCCGTCCCGTACACCGCCGGGCCATTCGCTGATCACCACGACCGTGCTGGGCTCCGCCGCCTCGCTGCCGGCGTCCGTCCTGGACAAGACCGTCCGCCCGCAGCTGGCGCGGCTGCACGGCACCGCCACCGACGACTGGCGCCTGCTGCACACCCACCACGACCCGTACGCCGTACCGGCCATGCCCGCGCCGCACGATCCGCAGCGGCCGGTGCGGGTGCTGGCGGGGCTGTACGTGTGCGGCGACCACCGGGACACCAGCACGCTCCAGGGGGCGCTGCACTCGGGCCGCCGGGCCGCCCGCGCCCTGCTGCGGGACTTCGACCTGCCGGCCCTCGTCGAACCGCACACCCTGGACCCGGTGGCCTGAGGGCGCGGCCGGGTCACCCCAGGGCGGCGACCCGGTCGCGGTACCCGCGCACCGCCGCGGCATCGCGGTACGGCTCCAGGCGGCGTTCAAAGTCCCGTACGTACTCCAGGGCGCGCACGGACCGCATCTCGGACGCCTGGAGCGCCGCCTCCGCCCCCAGCGTGCAGGCCTGCTCCAGCTCGCCCAGGCCCAGCCGGGCGCTGGCCAGCACCACCCGGCAGAACAGCCGACTGCGGGCGAAGGCGGCCGGGCGCAGCTGGAGCGAGCGCTCGGCGTGCTGGGAGGCCGCGCGGTACTGCTGGAGGTCGCGGTGGCAGTGCGCCAGTTCGTCGGCCAGCTGGGCCTCGTCGAAGAACCGCGCCCAGTACGGGGTTTCGTCCCCGGGCCGGGCGATCTCCAGCGCCCGCTCGGCGCGGACCAGCGCGGCGGTGCACGCCCGCACCTCGCCCATCAGGCCGTGCCCGCGCGCCTCGGCGCAGTGCAGCAGCGCCTGGACGGCCGGCGGCGCGCCGCTGCCGACCCCCTGCTGGGCGACCCGGGCGAGCTGGACGGCCTCCCTGCCGTGCCCCAGATAGACCGCCTGCCGACTCATCGTCACCAGGACGTAGGCCCCGTAGGCCCGGTCGCCGGCCGCCTGGGCCAGCCGCAGCGCCTGCACGAAGTAGCGCTGCGCCAGGCCGTGGGCGGCGATGTCGTACGAGGTCCAGCCGGCCAGCCGGGTCAGATCGGCGGCGGCCGCGAAGAGGCGGCGGCCGGTGGCCTCCCCGTAGGTGCCGCGCAGCATCGGTTCGAGTTCGTGTTCCAGGTAGCGCACCAGCGCCTGGCGGGCGTGGCCGCCGCCGTAGGCGTGGTCCAGGGCGCGGAAGAGCTCGCCGACCGAGCGCAGCGCGGCGATGTCCCCGGAGGTGACCCGGGCGCCCGGGGTGCGGTCGACGCGGTCGGTGCGGCGCTGGCGCGGCACCGAGGACCGGCCGCCCTGGACGGGCACCCGCCCGTCGCCGGCCTGCTCGCCGCGGGCCACACGTTCGTCGGCGCGGCCGATCAGCCAGTCCCGGCTGGGCACCACCAGGCCGGCGGGGGTGAAGGCGATCTTGCGCAGTTCGGCATGGCTGCCGGAGTCCTTGCGCCACAGACCGCTGACGATGTCCACCGCCTCGGCGGGGCTGGCGGCGAATTCGAGCCCGGCGTACACCGGCGCACAGGCGTCCAGGCCGAGGTCCTGGGCGGAGAGCCGGCGCCCCAGCCGGCGGGTGAACACCTCGGCGATCAGTGCGGGAGTGGTACCCCGGGGCTGCTGGCCGCGCAGCCAGCGGGTCACCGACGTCTTGTCGTAGCGCAGGTCGAGGCCGTGCTCGATGCCGAGCTGATCGACGCGTCTGGCCAGTCCTGCATTGGAGAACCCCGCTTCGGCGATCAGCGCGGCGAGCTGGCGGTTGGGCGTGTGGTGCGGGGGTCGTTCCGTCATCGGCTTTACCAGTCTCCTGCCTTCCGGGCCTGGCCGCCGGGCTCGGCTCACCCTGTCCGGCACTTGCTCGCCCTTGTGGGACGGCGTGAATGTAACGGCCTTCGGCGCCTTTCTGACCGCCTGTGCCCCGCGTTCATCCGATCGTGTGAGCAGGGCACCAATGGTCAGCGGGCCGGCCGTAACCAGCCGCCCGCGGCGGGCGCGACGGGCGGTCGTACAGTGGCATGGGCGCGATAGGGCTCTCCTGGTGCAACACCGTGCGGCGGGAGACGACAGTGCAGAGGAGCTGCCGTGACTGCGATCTCTCGGGGGGAGACCCCCGCACCCGAGGGGCTGCGCTTTGTGCATCTGGGCTTCGGTGCGGACGCCGTGGAGTACCAGGCCGCGTGGCAGGAGCAGCGCCGGGTGCACGCCGCCCGGTTCGCCGACGAGGTGCCGGACACCTGCCTGCTGCTGGAGCACCCGCCCGTGTACACCGCGGGCCGGCGCACCACGGACGACGAGCGCCCCCTGGACGGCACCCCGGTCATCGATGTGGACCGCGGCGGCAAGATCACCTGGCACGGTCCCGGCCAGCTGGTCGGCTACCCCATCCAGAAGCTGCCGCGCCCGGTGGACGTCGTCGCCCATGTCCGCCGCATCGAGGAGGCCCTGATCCGGGTCTGCGCGGAATTCGGCGTGGAGACCAGCCGGGTCGAGGGACGCAGCGGCGTCTGGGTGCTCGGTGACCCGGTGGAGCAGCGGGCGGCCCTGGGCGGCCTGAATCTGGACTTCGACCCGCGCACGGCGGACGAGCTGTTCGACCCGCGGCTGAACGGCCCCGAGTACGCCCCCTCGAACGCCGGCCAGCGCCGCGAGGACCGCAAGCTCGCCGCGATCGGCATCCGCGTCGCCAAGGGCGTCACCATGCACGGCTTCGCGCTGAACGTGAACCCGGACAACACCTCGTTCGACAAGATCGTGCCGTGCGGCATCCGGGACGCCGGTGTCGCCTCGCTCGCCGGGGAACTGGGCCGCGAGGTCACCATCGCCGAGGTGCTGCCCGTCGTCGAGAGGCATCTGCGCGACGTCCTCCAGGGCGCCGAGCTGCTGCCCCGGGCGGTGTGACGGACGGCTCGGCCGGGCCGCGGTCCCCGCGGCCACCGGGAATGCAGCCCCGCCCCAGGGGGTTGACCCCAGCACGTAAAAACGTGCGAATTTTCGGGCGTACCCTTGTGGACGCCAAAGCAACGAAGTCGTAGGGAGCCGGACGTGTCCGCTGTCGCACCCGACGGACGCAAGATGCTGCGCCTGGAGGTCCGGAACAGCCAGACCCCCATCGAGCGCAAGCCCGAGTGGATCAAGACCCGGGCGAAAATGGGTCCCGAGTACAACCATCTGCAGAGCCTCGTCAAGAGCGAGGGCCTGCACACGGTCTGCCAGGAGGCGGGCTGTCCCAACATCTTCGAATGCTGGGAGGACCGCGAGGCGACGTTCCTCATCGGCGGTGAGCAGTGCACCCGCCGCTGCGACTTCTGCCAGATCGACACCGGCAAGCCGCAGGAGCTGGACCGCGACGAGCCCCGCCGGGTCGCCGAGTCCGTCCAGACCATGGGCCTGAAGTACGCCACGATCACCGGCGTCGCCCGCGACGACCTGGAGGACGGCGGCGCCTGGCTGTACGCCGAGACGGTCCGCCAGATCCACGCCGCGATGCCCGACACCGGCGTCGAGCTGCTGATCCCCGACTTCAACGCGGTCCCCGAGCAGCTGGCCGAGGTCTTCTCCTCCCGCCCGGAGGTGCTGGCCCACAACGTCGAGACGGTCCCCCGCATCTTCAAGCGCATCCGCCCCGGCTTCCGCTACGAGCGGTCGCTGGAGGTCATCACCAAGGCCCGCGAGGCCGGTCTGGTGACCAAGTCCAACCTGATCCTGGGCATGGGCGAGGAGCGCGAGGAGATCAGCCAGGCGCTCCAGGACCTCCACGACGCGGGCTGCGAGCTGATCACGATCACCCAGTACCTGCGGCCCTCCGTGCGCCATCACCCGATCGAGCGCTGGGTCAAGCCGGCCGAGTTCGTGGAGCTCAAGGAGGAGGCCGAGGAGATCGGCTACGCCGGTGTCATGTCCGGCCCGCTGGTCCGCTCCTCGTACCGCGCCGGCCGCCTCTACCAGCAGGCCATCGAGCGGCGCGAGGTCGAGGCGTCCAGTCAGGCGGTTTGAGCGGCTCCAGCGCGCCGTCTTGTGAATCGTGGCACATGCTGATGGGACGCGGCCCGCACTGCCCCTAGTCGGGGACGTGCGGGCCGCGTCAACGTTTCATAGGTGTTTGACCAGCAGGTCATCCGTTGGTAACACCGTTCAGTGACGATGGGTGCACGCATCGCTTCCGCAGCCATCGCTTCTCCGACCTCCCCGAGGGAGTCCATCACCATGCAGGCCGCGCCGCTTCGCGCCACCCCCCGTCCCCGCCCCTCCGTCACCGGCGCCCTGCGTGCCGTGGAGGCCGTCCTGCTGCGCGGGGGCCAGCGCACCGCCCGCCGTAACGCGTGGACTTCGGTCCTGGAGGACCGCGCCCGCGCCAAGGACCGGCGCGACGCCCAGTACGTACTGGAGGCCGCGACGACCCGGCATCCGCAGGCCACGTAAACTTCGCTCTATGGCGAGGAATTCTGACGGCGCTGCCGGCGCTGAGAACCCCGGGCGGCTGAAGCAGATCGCCCTGACCTACAAGATGACCCGTCGGGTCGACTCCAAGGTCGGTCTTGTCGTCGCTGGCGTGGGCATCGTCGTATTCGGCGTCCTCCTGGCCATCGGCTTCGCGATCGGCCACCCCGTCTACGCGGGCATTCTGGGCTTCGTCCTGGCCTTCCTCGCGATGGCGATCGTCTTCGGACGGCGTGCCGAGAAGGCCGCCTTCGGGCAGATGGAAGGCCAGCCGGGGGCCGCGGCCGCCGTGCTGGACAACGTCGGCCGCGGCTGGACGACCACCCCCGCGGTGGCGATGAACCGCAGCCAGGACGTGGTGCACCGCGCCGTCGGCAAGGCCGGCATCGTGCTGGTGGGCGAGGGCAACCCGAACCGTCTGCGCGGTCTGCTGGCCGCCGAGAAGAAGCGGATGGCGCGTACGGTGGCCGACGCCCCCGTCCACGACATCATCGTCGGCGACGGCGAGGGCCAGGTCCCGCTCAAGAAGCTGCGCACCACCCTCCTGAAGCTCCCCCGCGTCCTGCCGGGCGCCCAGGTGACCGCCGTCAACGACCGCCTGCGCGCGCTCGGCGACCTGATGAGCAATATGCCGGTCCCGAAGGGTCCGATGCCCAAGGGCATGCGCATGCCGAAGGGCGGCAAGGGCCGCTGAACGGGCCCGCCACCCCATCGCTCAACCTCTGTCGGAACGCCCCGGAGCCGCTGGCTCCGGGGCGTTCTGCGTGGTGCCGTGTGCGGGGCTGTGGGGGCTCCGGTACGGCGGGGTGTGGAGATGTGGTGGGCGTTGTATACGTCGGGGGGCGGGGGGTGTGGTGGGGGTCTGCGTGTGTGGCGGGGTGCGGCGCAGCGTCCGGGTCCTGCGCGTGCGGCGTGCGTGGCGGGGTGCGGCGTGTGTGCGGCGGACGGGGTCCTGCGTGAGCGGCGGGACGCGGCGAAGCGTTCGGGCGCTGCGTGTGCGGCGGGACGCGGCATGTACGGCGGCGGGACGCCGCCGTAGCGTTCGGGCGTGCGCGTGCGTCGGGGGCTCGGCATGTACGGCGGGACGCCGCGTAGCGTCCGGGCGTGCGCGTGCGTCGCGGCATGGCATCCGGGCCGGGCCCTGCGATGCGTCAGGGCGCTACGGACGCGTCACGGCGCTGCGCATGCGTCCCCGCCCCCGGGTGCCTCAGATCCGCACCTCGACCGACCGCGCCAGGCGGTCGTGCAGCCCCCGCCCGTCCCGGTCCCAGACCACCGCCGGGATCACGACCACCAGCAGCAGCGTCCGCAGGACCACCCGCGGCAGCGACAGCCGGCCGCCGCCCTCGGCGACGACCCGCAGGCCCAGCATCCGCTTGCCCGGGGTGAAGCCGACCGTGCCGACCGTCAGCAGACTGAGCACCGCGAAGACCACCAGCGCCCAGTTGCTCGCCGACTGCGCCCTGCCGCCGCTGAGCAGCCCGTACGCGATGAGCAGGCACAGCGCCCAGTCGATGCACAGCGCGGCGAGCCGGCGGCCGAACCGCGCGATCGAGCCGGGGCCCTCCTCCGGCAGCCCGAGCCGCCGGCCGCGGTAGCCGAAGTCGACGCCCATGTCCTCGGCCGTCGCGCGGGGCCCGGAGATCCACGATCCGATTGCTTGCCTGTTGTCCACCCGTCCACGGTACTGCGACCGCATACGTTCCCTACGAGGAGGGCCGGGCACAGCGTCACCGGGATCCCTGCGTGGGAGCGTCCCGCAATCCCTCTCTTTGCCTCACACTGGGGGACAAAAGGGACCACACCGCGGTTAACCTCGGCGAAACAAACGGGTCATGCTCGGGAAATCCCGCCTCCCTAGGGTCGGGCGAGCGCGCCACCGCACTTGGACGCGCTCCGAGTAGCAATCCCGGCAACCCCGCGTCCGCCGACCGGTGACCGGGCTAGGAGGAGTTGGATGTTCCAGAACGCCGACGAGGCCAAGAAGTTCATCGCGGACGAGGACGTCAAGTTCGTCGACGTCCGGTTCTGCGACCTGCCCGGGGTGATGCAGCACTTCACGATCCCGGCGAAGGCGTTCGACCCGGCCGAGGAGCTCGCCTTCGACGGCTCCTCGATCCGCGGCTTCCAGGCCATCCACGAGTCCGACATGGCGCTGCGCGCCGACCTGTCGACGGCCCGGGTGGACCCCTTCCGCCGCGACAAGACGGTCAACATCAACTTCTTCATCCACGACCCGATCACGGGCGAGCAGTACAGCCGCGACCCGCGCAACATCGCCAAGAAGGCCGAGGCCTACCTCGCCTCCACCGGCATCGCGGACACCGCGTACTTCGGCCCGGAGGCCGAGTTCTACGTCTTCGACAGCGTCCGCTTCGACACCAAGTCGAACGAGTCCTTCTACCACATCGACTCCGAGGCCGGCGCCTGGAACACCGGCGCCATCGAGGACAACCGCGGCTACAAGGTCCGCTACAAGGGCGGCTACTTCCCGGCCCCGCCGGTCGACCACTTCGCCGACCTGCGCGCCGAGATCTCCCTGGAGCTGGAGGCTTCCGGCCTCCAGGTCGAGCGCCAGCACCACGAGGTCGGCACCGCCGGCCAGGCCGAGATCAACTACAAGTTCAACACGCTGCTCGCCGCCGCCGACGACCTGATGCTCTTCAAGTACATCGTGAAGAACGTCGCCTGGCGCAACGGCAAGACCGCCACGTTCATGCCCAAGCCGATCTTCGGCGACAACGGCTCCGGCATGCACGTCCACCAGTCCCTGTGGCAGGGCGGCGCCCCCCTCTTCTACGACGAGCAGGGCTACGCGGGCCTCTCGGACACCGCCCGCTACTACATCGGCGGCATCCTCAAGCACGCGCCCTCGCTGCTCGCCTTCACCAACCCGACGGTGAACTCCTACCACCGCCTGGTCCCCGGCTTCGAGGCCCCGGTCAACCTGGTCTACTCCCAGCGCAACCGCTCCGCGGCGATGCGCATCCCGATCACGGGCTCCAACCCGAAGGCCAAGCGCGTCGAGTTCCGCGCCCCGGACCCGTCCTCGAACCCCTACCTCGCCTTCTCCGCCCTCCTCCTCGCGGGCCTCGACGGCGTCAAGAACAAGATCGAGCCCGCCGAGCCGATCGACAAGGACCTCTACGAGCTCGCCCCCGAAGAGCACGCGAGCGTCCCCCAGGTCCCCACCTCCCTCCCGGCCGTCCTCGACGCCCTCGAGGCCGACAACGAGTACCTCCAGCAGGGCGGCGTCTTCACCTCCGACCTGATCGAGACCTGGATCGACTACAAGCGCACCAACGAAATCGCCCCGATCCAGCTGCGGCCGCACCCGCACGAGTTCGAGCTGTACTTCGACATCTAAGAACGCCGCAGGTCAGAGCGCATTTTCGCTCTCCTGGGCCGTCTGTGGGCCGTCGGCCGTGTTCCTTCCCGCTTCGGAAGGCACGGCCGACGGCCTTTTCCGGCGCGTGGGCGTCCGCAGTGTGAAGCCCGGATCCGCGCGACCGAGGTACTCGGCGAGGGCTTTGATGTTCTCCCCCGTGTCCAGCGGCAGCCCCGGACCCGTGGCCCGACTCCTGGTCACGGCATCCGGTGACAAAGCCTCGGCGCGGCCCATGAGCCTGTGCCTGGTCGCTGTGTACGCGCCGATGCGACCCCATCGCGCCCTATCGGCCCCGGAATGTCTCGCTCACTCTCCACAGCATGGGGGCGACTGAGGACACCAGCCGGGGCGTATGCCAGAGCTGCCACACCGTCGGCACTACCGTGAGGGAACGCGGCCGAGTCAGTCTCATGGCCGTGCTCTGTGATCCCTGCTGGAACGCCTACGCCAATCAACTTGCCCTGGAGGAGGGTGCTACCGCCCCTCCCCAGGCCGAACCCGATCCGGATGACATCGCCTGGTACGAGCCTCCGACCTGTAGCGATTGTGGAGCCGCGGTCAGGCACTACCCCACCAACTACGACCGATGGGTCTACCTGGCCGTCGAGGATGTCCCGGCGAAAGACGTTGCCCCTCGTTACCGGTGGCGGCTGCAGTCCCTACAGGGTCGGCATTCCAGCGTCCCCGGCGCAATCGTGGCCGTGCGAATCCGGTCGATTGAGCCACTCCCCAGCGAACTCGTGCGCCCCGCACACAGGGCGTTGTGTCTGAACCCGGAGGCTGTGCAGGAAGCCGAGGAGGGACGAGCTGCGGGCCCCGAGTGAGAGCAAGCGGGGTCGTATCGAAAGGAACTACCCAGAGGTTCCCGGGGGCTGCATGGAGGCGGGCACGTCGCAGGTCTTCGCGCCAGATGTGCGTCTGGGAGGTGCACGAGGAGATACGCGAGGAGATACGCGTCTGGCTCGCCCGCTGGGAGCCGAGCTCCTGCATCCTGCGCTGGAGAGCGGTGTCGTCCGAGGTGATACTCGTCGGCCTCCGCGGCGGTTACTCGTGGGCCGTTGCTGGCTTCGGACTGTCTTTGCCGGCCCTGGGTCATCGACGCGACGC is a genomic window of Streptomyces gilvosporeus containing:
- a CDS encoding DUF4240 domain-containing protein — encoded protein: MDETEFWELIDASREAAEGDPEEQADALVERLVGLDPDAVTDFARHFESRYNRAYAWDLWAAAAVMLDGASDDAFDYFRCWLIGQGREVFEGALHDPDHLAELVPDFDEEVDGDAEELGYAADEAYERLTGIVMPDLGLPAPPREPLGTYLDFDDDDTLAERFPRLWDRFRS
- a CDS encoding TIGR01777 family oxidoreductase, which encodes MRIAITGSTGLIGTELVRSLKADGHDVVRLVRRTPAAPDEVRWDPRRQEVDTAGLAGCEALVHLAGAGVGDHRWTAAYKREIRDSRVLGTRALAAALAAMPDPPGVLVCGSAIGYYGDTGDRRTDETASAGTGFLPDVCVDWEAAAQPAQDAGIRTVFARTGLVVARSGGAWGRLFPLFRLGLGGRLGDGSQYWSFISRHDHIAALRHLIDTETLAGPVNLTAPEPVTNREVTAVMGKLMHRPTLFTVPAPVLRIALGEFATDVLASQRIIPQRLLDSGFVFTHPRIADAVRAA
- a CDS encoding FAD-dependent oxidoreductase; its protein translation is MPRTSSTVDVVIVGAGPAGLAAARHLTGAGVSVAVLEAAPRIGGRAATDDIDGFRLDRSGRPLAVSVAELRRTPGLGALALRPFAPGLCLHNGQRAQRISSPRSTRGALCAARALSRADRRGERRTDRRTDRTGDRDTPPTPPYAADRPVIDTLSGIPGFPPRPQDAFLRPLLAALTGDPRLRGSSRGAARVLRDFAEGRLCLPAGGAAAVPELLAAALPEGTVRTSVRAVSVATNGVTTAEHGPLACRAVLVATGAREAAELLPGLRVPAFHPMAVLHHTTGTAPGPRNGLAPSRDTTLILPTDGPVAHTYAAGAIDPSRTPPGHSLITTTVLGSAASLPASVLDKTVRPQLARLHGTATDDWRLLHTHHDPYAVPAMPAPHDPQRPVRVLAGLYVCGDHRDTSTLQGALHSGRRAARALLRDFDLPALVEPHTLDPVA
- a CDS encoding regulator, which translates into the protein MTERPPHHTPNRQLAALIAEAGFSNAGLARRVDQLGIEHGLDLRYDKTSVTRWLRGQQPRGTTPALIAEVFTRRLGRRLSAQDLGLDACAPVYAGLEFAASPAEAVDIVSGLWRKDSGSHAELRKIAFTPAGLVVPSRDWLIGRADERVARGEQAGDGRVPVQGGRSSVPRQRRTDRVDRTPGARVTSGDIAALRSVGELFRALDHAYGGGHARQALVRYLEHELEPMLRGTYGEATGRRLFAAAADLTRLAGWTSYDIAAHGLAQRYFVQALRLAQAAGDRAYGAYVLVTMSRQAVYLGHGREAVQLARVAQQGVGSGAPPAVQALLHCAEARGHGLMGEVRACTAALVRAERALEIARPGDETPYWARFFDEAQLADELAHCHRDLQQYRAASQHAERSLQLRPAAFARSRLFCRVVLASARLGLGELEQACTLGAEAALQASEMRSVRALEYVRDFERRLEPYRDAAAVRGYRDRVAALG
- the lipB gene encoding lipoyl(octanoyl) transferase LipB → MTAISRGETPAPEGLRFVHLGFGADAVEYQAAWQEQRRVHAARFADEVPDTCLLLEHPPVYTAGRRTTDDERPLDGTPVIDVDRGGKITWHGPGQLVGYPIQKLPRPVDVVAHVRRIEEALIRVCAEFGVETSRVEGRSGVWVLGDPVEQRAALGGLNLDFDPRTADELFDPRLNGPEYAPSNAGQRREDRKLAAIGIRVAKGVTMHGFALNVNPDNTSFDKIVPCGIRDAGVASLAGELGREVTIAEVLPVVERHLRDVLQGAELLPRAV
- the lipA gene encoding lipoyl synthase; this translates as MSAVAPDGRKMLRLEVRNSQTPIERKPEWIKTRAKMGPEYNHLQSLVKSEGLHTVCQEAGCPNIFECWEDREATFLIGGEQCTRRCDFCQIDTGKPQELDRDEPRRVAESVQTMGLKYATITGVARDDLEDGGAWLYAETVRQIHAAMPDTGVELLIPDFNAVPEQLAEVFSSRPEVLAHNVETVPRIFKRIRPGFRYERSLEVITKAREAGLVTKSNLILGMGEEREEISQALQDLHDAGCELITITQYLRPSVRHHPIERWVKPAEFVELKEEAEEIGYAGVMSGPLVRSSYRAGRLYQQAIERREVEASSQAV